The proteins below come from a single Ptychodera flava strain L36383 chromosome 6, AS_Pfla_20210202, whole genome shotgun sequence genomic window:
- the LOC139134682 gene encoding beta-1,3-glucan-binding protein-like, which yields MAESTYDNPTFVSTGAEAKTGNKYVMNEDKSKTSSSHSKTFVAILALVIIAVTALAITGIILYSTTESNDTVQDDCTNGCLIFEDTFDTFRFDVWQHEITAGGGGNWEFQYYTNNRSNSYVRDNVLYIKPTLTLDKFGQDENSLYGGTLDLWGAYPANLCTGNAWGGCSRSGDGTNNVVNPIQSAKLRTVNSLSFTYGKVEIEAKMPTGDWIWPAIWMLPKYNEYGDWPASGEIDIVEVRGNRNLTTPDGHSVGIDNMGATMHWGPYYPYNGYDKTHGEKTLTSGTFGSDFHKYGIEWTEDNIRFFVDDEEILVADPGDDGFYKFGGWDEAIPDCDNPWATSPNKMAPFDKEFYLILNVAVGGTNGYFWDGFINGGAPKPWSNTSPTGPKDFWEDKDNWYPTWNPDVNNGEDAAMQVKSVRVWRFK from the exons ATGGCAGAAAGCACTTACGACAACCCAACGTTCGTGAGCACTGGCGCCGAGGCCAAGACGGGAAACAAGTATGTCATGAATGAAGATAAGTCTAAAACTTCCAGCAGCCATTCGAAAACGTTCGTTGCAATCTTGGCACTCGTGATCATCGCCGTTACAGCCCTGGCGATCACAGGAATCATTCTCTATTCAACAACAGAGAGCAATGATACTGTCCAAG ATGATTGTACCAATGGTTGCTTGATATTTGAAGACACGTTCGATACCTTCCGCTTTGATGTCTGGCAACATGAAATCACTGCTGGCGGAGGAGGT AATTGGGAATTCCAGTATTACACTAACAACCGATCAAATAGCTATGTGCGGGACAATGTCTTATACATTAAACCG ACTTTAACCTTGGATAAATTTGGGCAGGATGAAAATAGTCTTTATGGCGGTACACTCGATCTGTGGG GTGCCTACCCGGCAAATCTCTGCACAGGAAATGCCTGGGGCGGCTGCTCTCGTTCAGGAGACGGCACCAACAACGTTGTCAACCCAATTCAGTCAGCCAAATTAAGAACGGTCAATTCCCTGAGTTTCACCTATGGGAAAGTGGAAATTGAAGCCAAGATGCCCACTGGAGATTGGATATGGCCTG CTATTTGGATGTTGCCAAAGTACAACGAATATGGTGATTGGCCAGCTTCGGGCGAAATAGACATAGTAGAAGTCAGAG GGAACAGAAACCTTACAACACCAGACGGTCATTCCGTTGGCATCGATAACATGGGCGCCACCATGCACTGGGGACCGTATTATCCGTACAACGGATACGATAAAACACATGGAGAAAA AACTTTGACAAGTGGTACGTTCGGATCTGACTTCCACAAATATGGTATAGAATGGACTGAAGATAACATTAG ATTTTTCGTCGACGATGAAGAAATTCTGGTTGCCGATCCGGGAGACGATGgattttacaaatttggcgGTTGGGATGAAGCTATTCCCGACTGTGACAATCCTTGGGCCACTAGTCCAAATAAAATGGCACCATTCGACAAAGAG TTCTACCTGATCTTGAACGTTGCTGTCGGTGGCACAAATGGTTACTTTTGGGATGGTTTCATCAATGGAGGTGCTCCAAAACCGTGGTCGAATACTTCACCGACAGGGCCCAAAGACTTCTGGGAAGACAAGGACAATTGGTACCCGACCTGGAACCCAGACGTCAATAACGGAGAGGACGCCGCCATGCAAGTGAAGAGTGTCCGAGTTTGGCGGTTTAAGTGA